The segment CTTCGCGTGCAAGTTCTGTAGCGATGGCCAGACCGATACCACGGGAAGCACCAGTAACGATGGCTTTCTTACCTGTAAGTTTACCCATTTGATAGTTCCTCATAAATTAAAAGTTTAGCAGTCAGGTGCGAGGTCGGTCGCCTTCGGCTCCCTTTGAGGTATGAGGTTAAAGCCTAACAACCTCAAAGCGAACGTAGTGAGCGACCTCATGCCTCAAGGCACGAAGTGCCGACCTATTAGCCCTTCAGGGCTGCAAATGCTTCGATGGTTTCGACGGGGGTGACCTTCACGTCGCGGCTGATCTTGCGCATGAGACCCATGAGAACCTTGCCGGAACCCACTTCAACACCCTGAGTGACACCCAGAGAGATAGCCTTGTTCATGCAGTCGTTCCAGCGGACCGGGGACACCAGCTGGCGGACCAGCAGGTCTGCAATTTCCTTGCCGGAGGTGACAGGTTCAGCAATCACGTTAGCGATGACCGGCTTAGCCACATCGTTGAAGGTAGTCTTTGCAATAGCTTCGGCGAGACCCGGCTGAGCGAACTGCATCAGCGGAGAGTGGAAAGCGCCGGACACTGCCAGAGGAATGGCCTTGATGCCAGCAGCACCGCAGTTTTCGCAGAGCTTGGCAACGCCTTCCTGAGCACCAGACACGACGATCTGGCCCGGGCAGTTGATGTTGGCGGGAACCACAACCCCTGCATCCTTCACGGATTCGCAGAGTTCCAAAATCTTGGATTCTTCCTGGCCCATGATAGCGGCCATGGCACCGGGGTTCTTGGAACCGGCA is part of the Fibrobacter sp. UWR4 genome and harbors:
- the fabD gene encoding ACP S-malonyltransferase; its protein translation is MSKTILLFPGQGAQYVGMGQTLASTFEPAKKIMQEADEILGFSLSKLMAEGPEDVLKSTDNTQPALFTVSAMVMELLKSEGFEFDYVAGHSLGEYSAIYAAGGFSFADGLRLVRTRGELMASAGSKNPGAMAAIMGQEESKILELCESVKDAGVVVPANINCPGQIVVSGAQEGVAKLCENCGAAGIKAIPLAVSGAFHSPLMQFAQPGLAEAIAKTTFNDVAKPVIANVIAEPVTSGKEIADLLVRQLVSPVRWNDCMNKAISLGVTQGVEVGSGKVLMGLMRKISRDVKVTPVETIEAFAALKG